AGCCAAAGTCGTTGACATCCGAACAGGGTCGTCTAGAATGGTCGGAACCGCGTTGCAGCCCCAAACAGCTTTATCCGTTTGAGCCGCCAAAGACTGCTCACTTTGGGCTTTGTGTTTGGTCCTGCCAATGGTTGTGCGTAATTTATGCGAGTTTATTTATTGATGCTCGAAACTGCATTGTTTCGGCCGAAAGCCGCCTAAGTGCAGCCGGCGGCATTGGCAACGGCGGACGGAGCACAGAGAGAATTCGGTTCCGTCCAGTGTCCCCCAGCCCGGTCGCTGGTCCGTTGGTATGTCGGTTGGTCGACCATGGCCTTTTTCCCCAAATAGAAAACCCATAAATCTGCAATGTCGGAGcatttaaaatgaataaaaagtcAATGTGCCGAGCTATTAACTGCCTGATGCATGCCGTGAGCCGAGAGGCCGGCCAGAGAGCACCCCGGGGGTGGTGGCGCGGGAGCTGTGAGGCGTGGAACCGGGAGTGGGTTAGTCAACCGGTTGCCATTTTCGACAATACATTTGTATTTGCATGCGGCAATGTGTCCGGACGTACTGAACTGGAGCAGCCCAGATGGGCCTGGGGTCGGGTCGGTCGAAATCGGACAGGAGCGGTTAGTTTGGATGGTCGGCTCGGAGGATCCCTTGCACAGGGCTCGCACACACCTTCCGGTACACAGGGCTCCCCCCGTGGTGCCGGCCGGAGCTGGAGAACAGTGcctaaaattatttatttttgcaaagaaaaatttaattgatttatggAAATGACTGCAAACCTATAGAGTCTAGTTAAAGGGTTTTGGAAATAAATGCGAGAGAAAGTCTGTTATTACACTTAGCTAATGGTTGCCAAATGGTCATAATggatcaattaaaaataatttgtatggATCTTTAAAGAATACTGGTACTTCTTTATTGATCAAattatatatgaatattatatgatgaataatattatataaacaaGTTTTTTCGGGGTTGTTTTGTAGAGAAATTTTTCTATTACTTAGTTGGTGTGTAGAGTGTAGTTGCCAATTTTGAAATCTTTTATAGAGGAATAATTTCATAGAAAAAGTGATTCCTGATCCCACTGTTCGTGACCTGGCTGTGTTTGCTTGACTGTGCGGTGCGAGTGTTGTTGGTGCATTAAAATGCTGAAATAAAATGCCAAACAATGCAAAAGCGTTTCCCGCATACCGGAGCACCCCTCTTGGGCCAGCAAATAAAACAcaggaaaacgaaaaaaaaaaaaatacattttgggtgcgtttttgttttcgtacTGTGGCCTGGCTAACGTGGCCCAGACAGGAATGGGATGTTGGGAGTTGGGTTGAAAGTTGGACACAGAGCCGGTTGGCCGACCGGCTCAACATAGCTTGCAACATTTTCAagcatattaaatatttgtgaTAACGTTTTCAATTTCCCAACCCTTCGTTTTGGCCAGAATGGGCGTCCAGCTGCAGCACGGGCACTCGCATGGCCTGGGCGGAGGACATGGTCACAGCCATGGTGCACCCTCGAAGAAGTCCAAAAAGCTAAAGCAGATGCCGCCCCACGTCCATGCCACATCCACGCCCTGCTCCGCCTCGCCCACGCAACGCATTGAGGGCGGAGTGACCTTTGCCCCTGAGGATGCCGAGCTGCCGGGCAGCGGACTGCCGACCTACTCCTACCAGAACGCCAAGCTGGTCGATCCTAGTCTGGACTTGGAAATCGCCGCCGTTCTGGCCGAGACTGCACCCGGTGCCCATCATCATGGAGGATCCGCCGGCCGCGAAGCCGTCAACATGAATGTCCGGGCCGCTCTCATTCACGTGATTGGCGATGTCATCCAGAGTGTGGGAGTGTTTGTCGCCGCTGGCGTGATATACTTCTGGCCGGAGTATGCCATCGTTGATCCCATCTGCACGTTTGTCTTCTCCATCATTGTGCTCTTTACCACATTTACGATCATGAAGGATGCCCTACTGGTGAGTATTGGGGTTCGATATTATGTACCatgccatttttttaaatatttatttggtttccattttttttggcttgaaAGGTTAAACTTAAATGTTTGAGGGCTTTTGAATTTCTGGCATTTGCAtaaagtaattaaaaatatataaacacgTTTTTAAAGCcgacaataaaaaataattgaaatctTTGCATTGCTTTAGGTTGTTAATCCCAAAAGCAATTATACATACTTAAAAAACATATGAAGGCTTTAAAGCGgtttaaaaaatcagaaattaTGAATTCGAAGTCTATTGCATTTAAATTGCCGACGTTAATTGACAACTCGATTAATATAATTGAGTTATGGGAGAAGTAatgtaaaattgtttgcaaTGAAAACAATTAAAGAACAGCCATTCATATTGCAATCTTGAGCGTATTGTGCGCCAGATCGGATTAAATGTAAATTACGTTGTTTCGTTACCCGACAGGTGCTGATGGAGGGTACCCCCAACTACATGCACTACGCGGAGGTCCTGCAGATTTTCCAAGGCATCGAGGGCGTTGAGCGGGTGCACAATTTGCGCATCTGGGCGCTGAGCATTAATAAAGTGGCGCTATCTGCGCATTTGGCCATTGGTAAGTACCAGCCGGGGGCACTGGCGTTCAGTTTGGCCTTGTGGCTCAGCCGGACCAGACCAGGCCAAACCAAACCGAATCAGACCAGAAAGGTCGTCGTTGGGCGCCGTTTGCGCTGATGCATGTGTTTGTCCGCCGTCCGGGGGGATTGTGTGTGTGCTTTTGGGCATGGATGGTAATTATCCCAATggatttgttgttgttttaagCGTTGGTCCCCCTTGCAGTCCTGCTCCTAGTCCCTaccatgtccatgtccatgGGCAGACAGTGAGCAATTagcttaattatttttgaaatggcTTTTTAAGCGTGGACAATTTTGATAGAGCGAGGGCGAGTACCAGTGAATGGAGTTGCAAGTTGGCAGTTGCCCATTGGCCATTGTCCACCCCCCATTAACGTTATCCTTGTGATGCTGGCTAATCGTTtccttctctctctctttcacTCTCTCTTCCCCTGTAGCTGCCAATGCAAATCCAAAGCAGATCCTGGATGCAGCCACTTCGGCGGTTCATTTGCGCTACAACTTTTTTGAGACGACCATCCAGATCGAGGACTATACCGCCCAAATGGAGAGCTGCCTGCAGTGCAACGTACCCGAAAAGTGACCCCATATTGGACAAGAAGCAAGTTCTCGTTCAACTCCAAAGTATATTCAAcgatatatattaaatattttgtgttaccGAGatatacgtacatacatatataaaatgtaaTGAGTAATCAAATTCTCGACGACCACAAATCAGCCACAAAgtaccataataaaatttgatttgatttttttcttaacttaCCTGCGTGTTTACCGGCTTATCACACTGACGCGACGCCGTGTGTCAAGCTCATGAAGCTGTTTAACATAATCTGCTTTACATGTTGATACATCCACCCATCCCAAGCTGCCCTTTATCATAAACAGGTGGCCCTGGTGGCGGTGGATGATGTTGATAAATTCTCATGAAGTAATAACCCTAATAATACGAAACAAGCGACATTTTTCAGCCCTGACTTGCTAGAGTTGAGAAGTACTGGATTTTGAATTGGTTTAATAATTGATAAAGTTGCTAGACTGCAAATGGTATCTATTTGTTATAGACTAGCTATGAAGTTACATGCTCTGAACCGCAAGCGATTAACGATCCACCACAATCTAATAATCTCATTAAGTTACATTAATTTCCCACTGACCACAGACACATTAACCCATCAGCTAGTCCAGTCTAAAATTGTTACAACCTCATCAACTTTGAAATGGATTGCTTCTGACATATGCCCGTCGTCAATCGCTTTAATcgaaattcattttttaacgAGTTTACCGGCAAAGTCGCAATCTCTTTGGTTATCTAGTTCATGCACTTTTTCTAacaaatttttcataattccccGTGGTGCAATGGGGTGGAGAGTTTTTCGTCTGTATTTTCGATCAATCCCGGTGCAAGAGCGATATGCAAACACGCATAAAAGTTATTAAGCCACCGATGGCTGCCACTTTCGGCGATGCACACAAAAATGGCCACCGCGCCCAAAACTAATGCCAATTTATGGGGGGTGCACTGGGGCGGAGGGGGCCACTGGCCAGTCCCAGACCATCAACACGCGGGCGGCTTACCTGTGACTCCCTCGTCCCAGCTGGCTGTCGCCCCCCACATTTGTGGGACAAACCATCATACCAGCCCACCACCCACCGCACTGAACGCTCAAATTATGCATAATTTGGACATGTGGCCATTGCGTAAGCGTCGCTTATGTCGAGGCAGGCGCATTGCGTGTGGAACGAAGCAACGTTTCAAATTATGTCTAAATTGTTGACCGACAaactggatggctggctgctAGGATGACCGAGGGAGGTCGAGTGACTGTCTGAGCGGCTTGCCGGCGGGCGGTGTTATGTGGGAGTGCCGCTGTCGGCTCTCGCGCCTCCGGGAGCGGGCACATGGGAGTTGGCGCCTAATCACCACCAATTTGTTGACGGATTTGCCTTTTGGCAGCCAACAAAgacgccaccgccaccgccagcGTCACCTTGAACAAATTCCACGAATTTCACCTTCGCCAAGATTGCGGCTTAGCGTTTGGAGTGCAGTAATGCCCTTAAAGTGGCAACGAGCCACCCACTCGCCCATCCACTCCGATTCCCCAATCCACTCCCTACGCATGCGCAGCTACGAGAGTTCTAAAAAGCATAAATGACAAAAAGAGCAACTTGATGGCGGGCCGAGAGCCTTGTTTAGACCATGTGTTCGCGTTGCGGCTTTGCTTTGGCGGCCACTTGACCTGCAGTTGCAATTAAATGCACTTTGCACACGACCAAGAATGTTCGGAATTCCAAAGCACTTCGAAATATTCATACTTAAAGAGGTATGTTTATTGCAGCCTCTTTAAGGTCATTTATGTTTCGAAACCAGTTTTATCCTCATTTAttatattcaaattttttaatttcctgatTTTTAAATAAGGCTTAAAAATGGTTTAGGTTTCAATTTAGGCTAAGGTtaggtttaaaattttaaatgtagAGATATTGAGTGTGGGGATTGAgtcaaataatttaatatctaCAAAACCGTTCATTATTTCACgatagttttcaaaaaaaaaaaagtgaaagtgatatttttttattatacttctatgatttattttttcggcTTGGTACTTTTTACAgatgcatatacatatatgcatgCATATAGTGCATTTTGTTCAACCTACATCGATCGAAAATTAATCTGCTTACACCACcaggtttttaataaaatttgacccaatatatcaaaaaattcaacctttttgttttttcttgcAAATGTCATAACATATGTCATTACATTTAGTCACACAATCACTTTCTCTCACGAAGAAATTCCCAGTGCCTTGACACGGTCCGGCCGTGGGAGTACACTTGTTAATAGTTTTATCATAAGTAAAACCCAAGGCAATCACTCTACAAGAGCCTTTATATTGTAGGTTAAGGCCGCACTttgctaaaaacaaaaaggggaAGATTAATTTTTAGTCCCACGCTTTTCTTTCGACACTTACGATCCTTTTCGAAGGAAACACCAACAGAGGATAATACAGTAATGATTATAAAAACCAACTTCATTATACTAAAGTATGGATTGCAGTGAcaagatgaaaaaaaaattagttttacaaggcttttaataaattaaataactaTAACTGAATAATTTCGTTATGGTATAACTATTACACCAAACATTTGGCCTTACATTTGGTAAGAAAATTACACAACATCGTCACCAGAATTAatacgaaaaaataaaattaaaattggctttaattaatttaaaataaatcaattcaCATTAATATAAAAGTTAGTTcaagttatattttttatttcgttaTACACATATGATTTATATGGTTACGTCTTCGCATTTTTTACAGATTACAGATGATATAATGGAAGTTGATAACGTAATATCGATGAAGAATTCATTTTCTTATTTTGTGCATTTAGACACACAATCATTTTCTTCCCTAAAGAAATTTCCAATGCCACGACACTGTCCCTCCGTGGGAATACACTTGTTATTAGTTTTATCATAAGTAAAACCAAAAGCAATCATTTTACAAAGACCCTTATAACTTAGTTCAAGGACGCAGCTTgctaaaaacaaaagttaaaaaaaaaaattaattttaggcTCACAGGTTTTTTTCCACACTTACGATCCTTTGCACTGAAGGAAACACCAACGAAGGACAATATAGAAACGATAAGAAAAGCCAACTTCATTGTACTAAAGTTAGAATTGCAATGACGGGATGAAGCATAAAAACTcacttttaaagtttttgaataaatttaattaaatagcCGTAACTGAATCACTTTGTTACGGCTATGACATAAGGTATTAATTTAAGCATTTGGCCTTCCACTTCTCTTCTCAACGAAAAAGTTACCTCTTTCTTGGCAGATGCCTCCTCGCTATAGATATATCCTTGCGCCCGCCCATAACATAACTGAAATCTATAAAAATTCCTACTTAATACTAAGTACTaatgtgatgggatcccttgaaaatagggtcttcccctatatggctcacagtgatggctatatcttccacaattctcatccgattcttaagcggagtaccttaaacgatttctggatcgatttcgcaccattctgcattaaaatcttgagacataatattttttagattttttgtccattttttgtgataggatcccttgaaaatggggttttcccctatatggcccacagtgatggctatatcttcatcaattctcatccgattctcaagcggagtaccttaaacgatttctggatagATTTCGCACCGTactgcattaaaatcttgatacaaaatattttttagattttttgtccattttttgtgatgggatcccttgaaaaatggggttttcccctatttggcccacagtgatggctctatcttcctcaattctcatccgattctcaagcggagtaccttaaacgatttctggatcgattccgcaccattctgcattgaAATCTTGagacataatattttttagattttttgtccattttttgtgatgggagcccttgaaaaatggggttttcccctatttggcccacagtgatggctatatcttcctcaattctcatccgattctcaagcagagtatcttaaacgatttctggattgatttcGCACCGTactgcattaaaatcttgatacaaaatattttcaagattttttgtccattttttgtgatgggagcccttgaaaaatggggttttcccctatttggcccacagtgatggctatatcttccccaattctcatccgattctcaagcggagtaccttaaacgatttctagatcgatttcccactATACATCCTTCTCCCTATATATATCCCTATAATACCTACATTACAAAttagtaatttatttattttctaaaagttAGTATGAATTAGTGGCTGTAGAAATTAGTTAATTAAACAATTTGCCAAACTTTTTCTTATGCAGTATCTCATAACATTCGGTATGACCCTTTACCATTACcataaatgcaattaaatttgGCTTCATCTCtagctttaaaataaattggatacaattttgatgaaaaaaagaaacaatacTTGTTGAAAAAGTTAAAGCTTTTGATAATTGTTTGCCCTCCATCTCCCTGTCACGATTTCACTCCAACATTTTGCAAAGATGCACAACAAATTTGGGAAGGAATTCCGCGTGCTTGTAGCGGGTGGAGAACGAAGGGAAGCTGCTGGGGCAAGGACGATGACGTCCAACGTCGTTGctcattaaaaacttttagccAGTTCGAACTTTCTGAGCCCAGAGATAAGCAGCAAGAAAAACAAGGCAAGGAGTGTAAATTATAAATGCACAAAGTAAACAACAAGGGCGAGAAATATTTTGGAAACATGAAACTGGAACAGGATACGGGAAACTTATTGAGAAATAAGACGTGCTGATTTATTCGCAAAAGAATAAATTCGTTTTAAAGCGCCTTGCACTTGTCACATGCTCGAGTAAATAGACTGCGATTAAGTTAAGCGGCAAAGTGGCAAGCATCGTAGATTGTCATTGGCCAAGGGAATATATGGCTCGGCTGGATGCTTGGGCGGAAAACAAGTGCATTGCATATTTTAATCAAGGGAAAATtgtattgaaaaatattgttaacaaTAACAGGCAGCCGCGGCATTGGCAACAGCAATGGTGGCGGCATTTTTAAATGACCCAACCATACAGGCCAACATGTGACAGCCGTGGCGGCgacaattaaaactttttactAGCATTCAAATTTTTCAATATAAAGCGAACGGTCGGTCCTCCGCGGCCATCGGAGCCGCCAGCGATAGTCGTAGCCGTAACTGACCACTGCCATgaacaacaactgcaacatcggcaccaaaagcaacaacaacacatcCCAGCACATTGCAAGTTGCAACACATTGGGGcacagcagcagtagcaacaGAACAGCAATACATGAGCGGGGCAACCAAACAAAAAgcacaatataaaaaaatcagCTGAATAAAAGGAGAGGAAAGCAAAAGCCGCGACATTTCCatgctgtgaaaaaaatgcAATGAGGGGTTGGGGTCCGGATTGTGTATGGGATTGGGGCTTGGGCTTGGCTGGGGCTGGGACTGCGACGGTCGGCACACGGCATGTGGGGGCTACACAGATCGTTGAAAGCGCCGTTAAAAAAAGTACGTGCCCGTGCATGGGGAAAGTGCAGAAGGTCCGCCGCAGGGCATCTGCCTGTGCAATATTTGTCTATGAAAGGAAGCCGTGACAACTGTGGGGAAAGTGGTGCGGGGGATGGATGCGGCTTGCATTGCCAATATAATGCCCCAGCGGATGCATTGCAGTTGCTTaataaagctttaaaaaatacaGTTTCCCTTTATGGGCTCATAGCTGAAacagcaaaatatttaattaatgtaTGACGGTGGTTGCAACATGtatgttttaaaaacaaactacaAATCACCAGAAGCAGTGcttcaaaaaaataccattttttattACCAAACAAGTTCTGTTTAAATCAAGTTtcgaaataatttattaaaggaaaacaagaatttttaatattttcttgggtatttcaaataaaatatatgcgTGTCAAGCAGAGACTGCCTCGAATATCAAAATTCAAATGATTCGATTCAATGATTTTCCTAGAAACCATTCAGACCAATGCAGACAACAAATGCTATAACATTCGGGGCAATCACATTTTGTCAGCAAACAGGAAGggatatttttgtcaaaaactTTTCCGACAACCTCCTGCCGAACTCTTGCAGGAACTCTTGGCCGCATTAAAGTCTAGAAGTTTTGGTGCGTCTATTCCATTGGAGGGAGAAAGCGCCATGAATTATGTAGAATTTAATCCGAAAGCTTTTGCGAAACGGATCGATGTTGCTTGGTGCCCGCTGTGGGGCCTTGAAGATGTGTTTTTTGTGCCAGCaaacaaccaaaacaaaacaccaacaataACATTACCagtaacagcaacagcaacagcagcgtcAGAGcccaaataacaaaacaaaaaaaattgttgccaAGTTTTCTAGCGCAGAGCCTAGGACACAGAAGCATAGAAAATGGCACAATAAACACTGAACGCATATAAAGGACATTCGAGTTCATTTGTTCGGCGCGTTTGCGGCAGGCCATGGTTAAGGGATGTGGCCAAAGAGCCGGCGGGATGGGATCCGCCGAGTTCGGGGCGAGCGGGAGCTAGGGGCTGGGAAGGACGTCCAGTGGGCGTGTCGCTTCGGCTCTGGTCGGCTGGTGCATTGTCGTCgatgttgttggtgttgtttttgttaaaaacaatGGCACTACGGAGGCACCGAAAAATAGCTGCAACAAACTTTTGCAAACTATACAATTGCATAAAAtcgtaaaaaatttataggGAATACATTCGCTTTGGGGGAGGAAtgtacaacaacaataacaacaaaagcaacaacaacaagaaccaTATCAACGGGAGCCGCACAACAATTGTTGCCATTGCAATGGAGAAGTTGAATAACGagaaaattcaagaaaaaagGATTTAACTACATAGGCGACTGTGTAATTGCGCTgcaggaaaaaaatataaaacaataaaatccACAAAGGGttaaacaacaaacaaaaaaacatttagTCAATAAAGGGGTAAGTTGttaaaagatttaaataaCTACTTCAACTGATATGGGGTTTGGATACAACATCTCGGTATTGTTCAGGGAACAAATGCAATTAATACTTTGGATACTCAATATGCTTTGAAGCCTGGTAcctataataaattaaaagtaatccaatatacaaaaagtaaataaatctTAACATGAAAAAAGTTTATTAGTTTGAAGACCatctacaaatatttataaacagtataaaaatatatttttttggttaaatttTGGCTTCTTTCCAGTTTAGTCTCCTTGAAAGCTTATACAGATTCTATAGTCGTAATACAATATTaaagttaatttaattaaaatccgTCAAAGTTTTTCCAATATATTCATTGAGCCTGTTTTGAGCTGATAGTTCCTCATTCAATCAAGACATATTTGGTTAATATTGACTTTGAGGTTTGTAGGTGTTGTtggaaatgcatttttttaagcACTTCCGTGtagattttttatgaaaaagatTTCACATTTATCATCCAGCGAATCCCTAGTTTGTTTACCTTTTGGCTTCGGATCAGTCGGCGTTGCACATCATTCATCATTCGCATTTCGCCCCATTCATAACTTTTTTCGAGTAGACTCTACCTTGGGGTCCCCGACTACCCCAAGCCTAAGCATAATTTCTGTTGTATTGTCGTTGGATCAGTGGAGAAAAACTGCAAATGAACTCGGGCGCCACTGTTGTCATCGTTGTCGTTTTGGCCgggtcaaaaaaaaaatttaaaaaatagaaaaagaaaatgttaGAAGCGTTGTGGCTGCTCTTTTGGCCTCACCGCATGTTCTGGCTTAGCCACGGgtctcttcccatttttccttACTTTATTCTGGGTTTTTTGCATTTCACTTTTTTCTTGCATAGAAAACTGAAAATATAACGCCCCGACACGGCACGGTGCGGCACGTTAAGCCAATATTTTGTGGCTGCTGAAAGTTATTCAAAGCTCTGCGAGGGGCTTGTGTTTCATTCTGTTGAAATTTTTTACGCTCTACGGTAAGTCGCTGCGAGTTagcgaaataaaaacaattaaccCAAGCGAGCTGAGTCAGAATAACTAAAAGTGCCAAACTAACTGTGAGCACCCACACCTTAACCAATTTAACCAGTCCGAAACAAgagcaaaaatttaaaagagtTGGTCTCCCGCATTGACTCGCCGCAGATTTTcgcggttttttttttaattttctgtcCCCCCTGGCCACTTCCCTGGGGATCGGACGGTTTTTGTCCCACGGGATGCATTTtctatgtttatttttttttttttttgttctcccACCGCAGTGGCGGGCTGGTGACTCGTTTTCTTGTTCACTCACATCCACATAAATTGTTCATTGTTGGCGGCAGGGTGTCAACCCCAACCACCCGACGACTGTCGCCGACAGGTTTTTGGATGAATATACAGAAGCCCAGCCagtggtttatttttaaaacttttttatttatttgtatgaATCTTGCTTGTCTAAATTGCATTCCGGGAGTGTTTTAAGGTTACACGATACTGTGAAGAATTAAAAAACGTGAATAAAAGTGGTTGCTATCACTGCCACTGCTTCTTAAATGAAATGTTTCtctgaatatttaaaaaaacattgtataaaaaatattgtattttttaaataaatacaatatttcaaaaattaagtcTGAAATTTACTTACAAAAAGGTTTACTTAAACGACAAATATAGCTCTCTAGTTTTCCACCTAACCACTATAGACAGCAGTCCTAGTTGGTGACGAAGCGGAagcttttttattaaatattttactataaAAACGAATACTAAAGTTAAGATATAGTATCTTATATCGGTCTCCTTTTAGGCCTTGAACCTCTTTAGAAGAATTTTATATAGGCAAAAGCCTCTTTAACTCGTGTTTGTATCAAT
This region of Drosophila bipectinata strain 14024-0381.07 chromosome 2L, DbipHiC1v2, whole genome shotgun sequence genomic DNA includes:
- the ZnT35C gene encoding proton-coupled zinc antiporter SLC30A2 isoform X1, whose protein sequence is MSRNEDTPIAKRNSDRTHRSNYGTAPSFHLLEQGQGRAGETGGAGNGNNNHPATPSTPAQIFCLHGRSNNIEVRDHCHRARSEGVDIKARRKLIIASILCLVFMIAEIVGGVLSNSLAIATDAAHLLTDFASFMISLFAIWIAGRPSTQRMSFGWYRAEVIGAMASVFMIWVITGILVWLAIGRLISGDYEVDAKIMLITSGLAILVNVIMGVQLQHGHSHGLGGGHGHSHGAPSKKSKKLKQMPPHVHATSTPCSASPTQRIEGGVTFAPEDAELPGSGLPTYSYQNAKLVDPSLDLEIAAVLAETAPGAHHHGGSAGREAVNMNVRAALIHVIGDVIQSVGVFVAAGVIYFWPEYAIVDPICTFVFSIIVLFTTFTIMKDALLVLMEGTPNYMHYAEVLQIFQGIEGVERVHNLRIWALSINKVALSAHLAIAANANPKQILDAATSAVHLRYNFFETTIQIEDYTAQMESCLQCNVPEK
- the ZnT35C gene encoding proton-coupled zinc antiporter SLC30A2 isoform X2, with amino-acid sequence MENDAPPYRMKATSALDKCRLEMVHEYVRDHCHRARSEGVDIKARRKLIIASILCLVFMIAEIVGGVLSNSLAIATDAAHLLTDFASFMISLFAIWIAGRPSTQRMSFGWYRAEVIGAMASVFMIWVITGILVWLAIGRLISGDYEVDAKIMLITSGLAILVNVIMGVQLQHGHSHGLGGGHGHSHGAPSKKSKKLKQMPPHVHATSTPCSASPTQRIEGGVTFAPEDAELPGSGLPTYSYQNAKLVDPSLDLEIAAVLAETAPGAHHHGGSAGREAVNMNVRAALIHVIGDVIQSVGVFVAAGVIYFWPEYAIVDPICTFVFSIIVLFTTFTIMKDALLVLMEGTPNYMHYAEVLQIFQGIEGVERVHNLRIWALSINKVALSAHLAIAANANPKQILDAATSAVHLRYNFFETTIQIEDYTAQMESCLQCNVPEK